Sequence from the Desulfatiglans sp. genome:
GGCGGGAAAGAAAAGAACGTGGTGAAAATCATAATGAGATTAATGAAGCAAAAAACTGGATTGCTGGACAATTAAGGATCGGCACAAAGAAAACACTTGCTCTATCAAAAAAGAAACTTTTCAACAAAGATCAGTTAAATGGTATCAGGGTTATATTTGGCGGTGGCGGTCATTGTGATTTTCCATACAAAAAAGCGGTAATGGAACCATTTACAAGTAATATTTTTCGTGAAGAATTACATCCGGATGAGATTGGAATGCCAGTCCCAAAAGATTTAGACCTGAAAGAGCATGAATACAAGTGGATGAATCGACTTAATGTTGCGTATGGGTTATCCTTTGAACAAGGGGATCTTGCTCCATACACTTTTCCTCCAGATGATCCAAAACCTGAAGAAATATGGCACCCAACAAGGCAGCGCAGTACTGCCCCAACCAAGGATGAATGTTAATTATGAAAGTAGGGTACGTAGGTAAAAAAGTAAATTCAATAGTTTGATTTACCTTTCCTTTACTCCTTTCCACCTCTTACTTTTAATGCGGCAGAAAGTCACATAAAGGTGATTTTACCTTTATGTCTTTTTCTTTATCCCGCACCACCGGTAATACAAGGTGAGACGGGTACTCCCTGCTATGGTAAACAGTGATATCGATGGAGCGCGGAGAAGGGCCAGTGACATAGGAGCTTTTTGAATCCCACAGATTATAATCCTTATCCTCACACGCTATCTGCAACCATATTTTATGTCCCTTTTTAAATGTATTAAAAATGGGTACAAGCTCGATCTGAAATTCATATACGGTATTCGGCTCAAGAATTTCAGGGTCAGTAAAAGAATGCCATGGATTTCCCGGCTTTGATCTTGATTCATCGAGCCTTCTGAATTTTGTCTTGAGGTTTCCATAGCTCCACAGGTTAACCTCTTTTGGTGTCCACGCATCTGTCCAGTCGGGTCTAAGGAATGGTTTTCCTGTTACCGGGTTCAGTGCCGGGCCATCCGGGCCGATCTCACCAATTTTTATAAAAAATGCCCAGTCAGAGGGCCTCTTCTCGGTGGTTGATGCATAAAGGGTCATGCTGACAGGCCCTTTTATTGTAATATCCTCTTCAAGCGGAGGAGTGGTGAATGCAAGGAACTCTTTGTTATCCGGGTTAGGGAGAAAGATGAAAGAGCCCGGTATCTGTCTTTTAACTGACGGATGTTTAAAAGTGCTTGAATCTTTCTGCCTGCCTGGAGAATCTTCGCCCAGAGAACCCCATGGTGAAGTAGACGTCAAACCGGTTCCAATATAAAATCTTTTCCATTCGGTTCGCCTTACAGGATATTCATCTTCATATTGCCATCTGCCGGTTCCGTTATCATAGATAGCGACTTCAGGTTCATCCATGATCCCGGTATCAATCTCTTTAAGCCAGTAATCAAACCACCTGAGCAGGTATTCATTAATGGCCTCAGTCTCAAATATGAATGGCTGGTAACGTGATCCGGCCCATGGGGATATGATTAATTTTTTTGGTGATCTGATGCTGTTGTAATGTGAAAGATGCTGTGTGATATGGAGATCATTGGCAGCAGGTGCAATACTCAGAACCGGGACATTAATCTTATCCATTTCACGCCATGCCCCTCCGTGTTCCCAGTAGAACGGGCCATCCTCGCTGTTTGCGAATATCCCTGCAATCACATTTTCAGGGAGTTCCTTGCCGGGTAACAGGCCGGGCCATATGGCCTCCTGTAAAATCTTGGATACAATGTAGATAACAAAGGATGATCTCAGCACACTGCCCGGATAGATCATCCCCCTGAAATTATCAGTGGTCCCCGGGCACGGTACAATACATTTGAGATGAGGGGGATTTTGAATCGCTGTAGACCACTGGTTAACCCCGAAATATGAGGCGCCCATCATACCTACATTCCCGTTGCACCATGGCTGTTTAGCGAGCCACTCTACGGTGTCATACCCGTCTCTCGCCTCATTTTGACCATGAAAGCAGAACTGTCCCTGGGAGAAACCGCTTCCCCTTGCCTGGAGCTGGACAAGGACATAACCCCTTGGGCAATAGAATCGAGGCAGGGCTCAAGGGGAAAGAATGAACGTCCAACATCGAACATCCAACGTTAAACATCGAATGAAAAGAGATAAGAAAGAAAGGCGCAGGGGGAAATGAAAAACACATGGGGGCGGGAATGAAGGCTTATGTATTGGATACCAATCCATTTTCCGGATTGTGAGCAAACCTGTCATGATATCTATGTTAAACTGAAAGTATAAGCTTGAAATTTTCTTTATTATAGTAAATAAATGTAAATTAAGTGATTTGTAATTCTCAACAGGGACATAATACCTTGGACTAAGGCCTTTAAATGGAATATCGATTATATTAATTCCATTGAAATGGGGAGCTATGCATAGCAAACCTACATACGATGAACTGATAAAGAGGATTCACGAGCTTGAGGCCATTAACCGCAGGCTTATTTCAAATGAAAAAAAATTCCAGTCCTTTTTTAATCATGCTGGGATTGGTATCTGTATGATAGATTCCACCACAAGCAAAATAATTGAATTTAATGATGTTGCCCATAACAGCCTTGGCTATACCCGCGAGGAGTTCGGTAAACTCTTCATCCATGACATTGATCCGAGTGTTAATGAACGCTCCATACTAGAAAGACATGAGAAAAATGAGAGTGGTTCATATGTATTTGAGACACTCCACAGGGCAAAAAATGGTGATTTAAAGAATATGCTCATCAGTTATGTCCCTGTTGATACTGATAATAGAAATCTGATCCAGTCTGTTCATATTGATATAACAGAGCGTAAGGAGGTAGAAAACAGGCTTAGGGAGGCGATCAAAACAGCAGAAGATGCCAGTCAGTACAAGAGCGAATTTCTTGCCAATATGAGCCATGAGATAAGGACACCTATGAACGGCGTAATAGGCATGACCAGCCTGCTTTTAGATACACCTTTGAACAGTGAACAGCAGGAATATGTGCATACCATACGAAAGAGTGCGGATTCACTCCTTTCAATCATCAATGACATACTTGATTTCTCAAAGATCGAAGCAGGAAAGCTCGATATTGAGATACTTGACTTCAACCTGAGGAATGCCATAGGAGAGGCTATGGAGGTGCCCTCTGTAAATGCCCATGAAAAGGGTCTTGAGTTTTCCTATTTTATAGATCATGACATACCTTCAATGTTAAAGGGTGACCCTGGCAGGCTCAGGCAGATACTTATCAATCTTATTAACAATGCAGTCAAATTCACAAAAGAGGGTGAGATTGTTACCAGTCTGACACTTGCAAATGAGACTCCCACCCATGTGAAGATCAGGTTTGAGGTAAGGGATACAGGTATAGGTATTTCTCAGTCAGATGTCCAGAAGCTTTTCCACTCTTTCCAGCAGGTGGATGCATCAAGCACCAGAACATACGGCGGCACAGGGCTGGGGTTAAGCATCTCTAAAAAACTTGCAGAGATGATGGGTGGTGAGATAGGGGTTGAGAGTGAACCTGGCAAGGGATCGAACTTCCGGTTTACTGCGGTTTTTGAAAGGCAGATAAATACACATGATGATGAGCCCCTCATGCCTGACGAGATAAAAACCAGACGGGTGCTTATTGTTGATGACAGCAATACAAATCTCAAGATACTTGGGGGGTATCTCGCAAAATGGGGCTTTATCTATGATGAGGCGCAAAACGCAGAAGTGGCAATAAAACTGCTTAATGCAGTATCAAAGGTGGGTGCCCCATATGACCTTGTCATCACTGACATGCAGATGCCGGGCATAGACGGTATTGAATTCGGTAGGAGGGTAAAGAGCGACCCTGCACTTAAGAATACCAGGATGATCATGCTCACCTCAAGAGGCATCAGAGGCGATTATACGGCTATGAAGCAGATCGGGTTTGACGGCTATCTTATAAAACCAATTGGCAGAAACCACCTTTTTGACTGTATAGTGACCGTGCTTTCCAGGGATACCTCCAGGGCAAGCCATAAAAAACAGCCTCTTATCACACGCCATACACTATCAGATGAGAGGGTCAAAAAGGTCAAAATCCTTCTTGCAGAGGATAATATAATAAACCAGAAGCTTGCCTTAAAGCTTCTTGAAAAATTTGGGTTTCAGGCAGATGCAGTGGCAAACGGCGAGGAGGCAGTAAAGGCCCTTGAGATGATTAATTATGATATTGTGCTTATGGATATCCAGATGCCTGTCATGGATGGTTACAGGGCTACTGCTGTTATCAGGAGCCCTGAATCAAAGGTGCTTAACCATAATGTGAAAATTATTGCCCTTACAGCACATGCAATGAAGGGCGACAGGGAAAAATGCCTGGAGGCTGGCATGGATTACTATATCTCAAAGCCTATTAACCCCAATGAGCTGTATAGCGTCATAGATCAATATATATAGTATCTACTTCCCGCAGCATTTTTTGTATTTCAGGCCGCTCCCGCATGTGCATGGATCATTTCTGCCAATCTTGGGTGTTTCACGTATCACCTGTTTTGGTTTTGGCACTACGCCATCCATGAATATCCATTTCCCCTCTATCTTTTCAAATGAGGCCAGTTCATGGTGGGTTATATCCTTCTTGTTCTGCCTGAAACTTGCGATAAACTCCACTGTGCCCTTTTCATCATCAGGGCCTCCCTCTATGGTCTCTACGATCTCAAGCCCTTTCCATTCTGAATTCTGTGCCCAGTCCTTTGTCTCTTCAATATTAAAATCCTTCTGCTGGTCAGGGGATACTGTTTTATAGAGATAATCTATATCTGCCTTTACAAAGGCGCTGTACCTTGCCCTCATAAGTCTTTCAGCAGTCTCAGCCTCCTTTAAGCCCTGTAAAAAGGGGGCACAACACTCATCATAGGATTTGCCGCTTGAGCAGGGACATTTTTCCATATCTGTTCTCCTTTAAAATGAAGATCATTTTTATAAAAGTGGAGGTATCTATAATAATTATCCCTGTTTTATGTCAAGAATAAGTTCAATAGCAATCAAAAATATTGATGAATAAAAAGGATTGTTGTATCCTCCCTCAATTCCTTCAAATAAAAACAAAACAGGTGGGATCTATGGATTCACTCACTATTTTTAAACGGTTTACTGAACTTAAAATCATCCCGGTTGTTACAATTGAGAGGTCTCTCTATTCACTGGAGCTGGCTGATGCGCTTATTGAGGCTGGCCTTCCCTGCGCTGAGATTACCCTCCGCACGAATGACGCCTTTACTGCTATCGACAAAATAGCCTGTAACAGGAAAGAGGTGCTTCTGGGGGCTGGCACTGTATTGAAGGTGGATCAGGTGAAGGAGGCCATCGACATGGGCGCAGGTTTTATTGTTACCCCTGGGTTCAATCAGAAGGTTGTTGAATATTGCATTAATAACAGTATTACTGTTATACCCGGAACAAGTAATCCCACTGACATCGGTATGGCCCTTGATTATGACCTGACGCTGGTCAAATTTTTTCCTGCGGAGAATTATGGCGGTGCAAGCACCCTCAGGGCGATGAGCGCACCATATCCAATGATGAGGTTTATACCCACAGGTGGTATTAATATAGGAAATATGATGGACTACCTTGCATTATCCAGTGTGATAGCAATAGGAGGAAGCTGGATGGTGGAAAAGGGGCTTGTTAATTGTGGGAATTTCAGGGAGATTACCAGGCTTACAAAAGAGGCTGTTAATCTCGTCAAAGGTTAAGAGGTGAAATAATGCCTGTTCTTGAATTAATAAAAAGAGATGAATGCAGATATGATCTTGTTTCTCTTGGTGAGGTGATGCTTCGCCTTGATCCGGGTCAGGGGCGGATACATACCTCAAGGAATTTTAGGGTATGGGAAGGCGGCGGCGAATATAATGTGGCAAGGGGTTTAAGAAGGTGCTTCAACATGCGGGCTGCTGTTGTCACTGCCCTTGCAGATAATGCGATTGGCAGGCTTGTTGAAGATCTGATACTTCAGGGCGGTGTTGATACCTCCTTTATTAAATGGCGTGAATATGACGGGTGCGGCAGGGAGGTAAGAAACGGGCTTAATTTTACTGAAAGGGGTTTCGGTATAAGGGGCGCTATCGGTGTTTCAGACAGGGGAAATACAGCAGCATCACAGCTCAAAAAGGGTGATATTGACTGGGAATATATATTTGGTAAATGCGGGGTGAGGTGGTTTCATACAGGGGGTATATTTGCCGCACTTTCAGAAACAACACCGGATGTTATAGAAGAGGCAATGTGTGCCGCTAAAAAATATAAAACCATTATCTCCTATGATCTTAATTACAGGGCCAGCCTGTGGAAAAAGAGAGGTGGTGAAAAAAGGGCACAGGAGATAAACAGGCATATACTCAAATATGTGGATGTCCTGTTTGGAAATATAGAGGACCTTACAGCAAGACTCGGATATGAAACATCTCCCATAAAAGAAAATCAGATAAATATCGATATAGTAATGTTCAGTGAGATAACCGATAGCATACTTGCTGATTATCCTGGAATGAAAATATTAGCGCCAACACTCAGGAATTCCAAGTCTGCCTCCATAAATGACTGGGGCGCAATATGCAGGGCAAAAGATAATTTTTATCAGGCAACACGGAGGGAAAACCTTGAGATATTTGACCGTGTAGGAGGTGGCGACAGTTTCGTGTCTGGCTTTATCTATGGGATGATGAGGTATGATGACCCTCAGAGGGCAGTAGAATATGGCGCTGCCCATGGCGCCCTTGCCATGACAACCCCCGGAGATAACTCCATGTCAAATTTAAACGATGTGGAAAGCCTTATTAGTGGCACAGGCACAAGGATGGTGAGATAGATATGGCAATTATTAATGAAGATAGACTCTTTCCTGCAGAAGAGAAGACCAGAATTATCGCCCGTGCCATCTATAATCAGATAAAAGAACTGCCCATAATAAGCCCTCATGGCCATACTGACCCTGCATGGTATGCTGAAAATATTAATTTTACCGATCCTGCCGCACTTTTTATTATCCCGGATCATTACCTTGTAAGGATGCTTTGCTCTCAGGGTTATACTCATGCGGAGCTGGGGATTAAGCCGCGTGACAATACCCCGTATGAAAAAGAGCCCAGGAAGATATGGGATATCTTTGTAAAAAATTATCACCTTTATTCAGGTACACCTACAAGGATGTGGCTTGATTATGTGTTCAGCGAGATATTCGGCATAGAAGAGGAGCTTAATGAAGGGTCATCTGAATCCATATATAACCATATCGATACGAAACTAAAAAGCAAAGAGTTCAGGATCAGAAATCTATATAAAAGATTCAGGATAGAGGCTATAAGCACCACTGATGAGCCAAACAGCGATCTTGCTCATCATAAGAAGATCCGGGATGAATGGGATGGAAGGGTAATCCCCTGCTTCAGGCCTGACTCAATCATGGACCCTCTGCATGAATCATTCATTCATGAGGTAAATAAGCTGTGCAGTGGAGGTTCGGAATACCTGAAATATCTTGATGCAATACAGGAACGCAGGTTTTATTTCAAAGAGATGGGCGCTGTTTCAACTGATCATGGCTGCCTTGAGGCATATACTGCGGAGCTTTCAGATACACAGATGCAGGGGTTGTTTGATAAGGCCATGAAAGGTCAGATCAACCAGGGTGAGGCAAGGGAATTCCAGGGCCACATGCTCATGGAGATGGCCCGCATGAGCATTGAGGATGGCCTTGTGATGCAGATACACCCCGGTGTGTACCGAAACCACAGCAGTATGATCTTTAAGCGCTTTGGCCGTGACAAAGGGGTTGATATACCGGTTGAAACAGAATATGTAAAGGCGTTAAGGCCTTTGTTGGAACGTTATGGCCATGAAAGAAATCTAAAGATCATCCTGTTTACACTTGATGATACGAGGTATACACGGGAGCTTGCGCCTTTGGCCGGTTATTATCCTGTTTTAAGGCTTGGCCCTGCATGGTGGTTTAATGACAGCCCAGAGGGCATGATGCGCTTCAGGGTATCTGTCACAGAAACAGCAGGTTTTTATAATACTGTGGGGTTCAATGATGATACAAGGGCCTTTTTATCCATATCGGCCAGGCATGATATGGCAAGACGTGTGGATGCATCATATCTTGCCAGGCTTGTTGCAGAACACAGACTCACAATGAGTCAGGCAGAAAGGGTGGCCTGTGATCTGACATATAATATCCCAAAGGAAAGTTATAGTTTGTAAATTAATATTAAAGGAGAAATTATCATGGAAAAATTTAATAAACAGGAAGATAAAAGTTCATTTTTCTCTACATTATCAGTTGTGTTTGCTGTAATGTTGCTGGCTGTTACATTAATGGCAGGGTGCGAAACAAAAAACGCGGAATATGAAAAACTGCTGGACCGTATCCAGATTGAGGACATGATTGTAAAGTATTATGTTGATATGGGGGAGGGGAAGCATCATGACCTTGCCATGTACTATACTGAAGATGCAATACTTGATGTAAACAATCAGGTCTCAAAGGGTCGTGAAGAAATAGAAAAATTGTATGCAGGTGTGGGTGGGAGCGGAGAGGCCGCATTTAGTGGGAAAATGCACATGCTGCTCAATAATGCCATTATTGAAATTGATGGGGATACTGCAAAGGCCTGGTTTATCTGGACAGGTGTAATGAATGAAGATATTAAAGCTCCACCACGCTTTCAGGAGCAGGGCCGAGAGTATGATGAGCTTGTGAAAATAAACGGCAACTGGTTCATTACAAAAAGATATATCACTGCTGACAGCGGTTTACCTGAAATGTGGGAAAAGAGCTATAAACCAAGGTCATTCAGGTAGGGAAAAAGGTACTACTGATCATGCAGAATGGCTTCAGGGAGACACTTCAGTTTTATCTGGTTGACTGTAAGACCCCCATCGGGAAGGGAATAGATGTCATCATTATTATGATGAATCTATTTATCTGTGCCATTCTGGTCATAGAAACCTATGTAGTAGATCAGGAGATACTGTCCCTGCTATGGCAGATAGAAAAGGTGATAGTGTTTCTCTTTATCATTGAATATCTGGCAAGGCTTTATGGCGCTGACAATAGGGTCAGGCAGTTGACCGATATCTACAACATAATGGACCTTATTGCCATTATGCCTACACTCATCCTTATTGTTTTTCCATATTTGGGGCTCACTCACGATGTGCAATTTATTCAATTTATAAGAATAATAAGGATATTCAGGATCTTCAGGTTTTTCAGGTTTCTTGCCACCCCCGATTTTTTCTTTGGCAGCCTTACAATACATGTACTCAGGGTCACAAAACTGTTTATGATTATTTTTATGATCTTTTTTATATCTTCAGGGTGTTTTCTTTTTTTTGAAAAGGCTGCAAATCCGGGTGTTAAAACATTTGGTGATGCCTTTTATTTTACAGTCGTTACATTAACCACTGTTGGTTTTGGAGATATTGCGCCTGTTACAGGGGGTGGCAGGGCTGTTACTGTATTAATGATAATATCTGGCATTATTCTTATACCCTGGCAGGCAAGCCAGATTGTTAAGGAATGGGTGCATATTTCAACAAAAAGGGATGTCATATGTAAGAAATGCGGATTAAGATATCATGACCGGGATGCCTCACACTGTAAATCCTGCGGCAGCATAATCTATCAGGAGATAGAGGATTAAAATATGCTATGAACATCCTTAATTATCCCCATGAAATAATCCTCTCTTCCGAGCAGATAAAAGAGAGGGTCTCTGAACTTGGACAGGAGATTACAAGGGATTATATCGGCCATGATCTCCTGGCTATCTGTGTTCTGAAGGGAAGTATCCTCTTTTTTGCTGATCTGATCAGGGCTATTGACCTTCCCCTTACTACCGATTTCATATTGGTCTCAAGTTATAATGGCAATAAAGAGTCATCAGGAAAGGCGGAAATAAGGCATGACATTACCATGCCTGTAAAAGATAGGGATATACTCATTGTGGAGGATATTATAGATACAGGGATATCTGTTGACCGGATTGTTGAACATCTTAAAGAGAAGGGGCCTAATTCAATAAAGATATGCGTCCTTCTTGACAAGAAAGGGGCAAGAA
This genomic interval carries:
- a CDS encoding response regulator; the encoded protein is MHSKPTYDELIKRIHELEAINRRLISNEKKFQSFFNHAGIGICMIDSTTSKIIEFNDVAHNSLGYTREEFGKLFIHDIDPSVNERSILERHEKNESGSYVFETLHRAKNGDLKNMLISYVPVDTDNRNLIQSVHIDITERKEVENRLREAIKTAEDASQYKSEFLANMSHEIRTPMNGVIGMTSLLLDTPLNSEQQEYVHTIRKSADSLLSIINDILDFSKIEAGKLDIEILDFNLRNAIGEAMEVPSVNAHEKGLEFSYFIDHDIPSMLKGDPGRLRQILINLINNAVKFTKEGEIVTSLTLANETPTHVKIRFEVRDTGIGISQSDVQKLFHSFQQVDASSTRTYGGTGLGLSISKKLAEMMGGEIGVESEPGKGSNFRFTAVFERQINTHDDEPLMPDEIKTRRVLIVDDSNTNLKILGGYLAKWGFIYDEAQNAEVAIKLLNAVSKVGAPYDLVITDMQMPGIDGIEFGRRVKSDPALKNTRMIMLTSRGIRGDYTAMKQIGFDGYLIKPIGRNHLFDCIVTVLSRDTSRASHKKQPLITRHTLSDERVKKVKILLAEDNIINQKLALKLLEKFGFQADAVANGEEAVKALEMINYDIVLMDIQMPVMDGYRATAVIRSPESKVLNHNVKIIALTAHAMKGDREKCLEAGMDYYISKPINPNELYSVIDQYI
- the uxaC gene encoding glucuronate isomerase, which encodes MAIINEDRLFPAEEKTRIIARAIYNQIKELPIISPHGHTDPAWYAENINFTDPAALFIIPDHYLVRMLCSQGYTHAELGIKPRDNTPYEKEPRKIWDIFVKNYHLYSGTPTRMWLDYVFSEIFGIEEELNEGSSESIYNHIDTKLKSKEFRIRNLYKRFRIEAISTTDEPNSDLAHHKKIRDEWDGRVIPCFRPDSIMDPLHESFIHEVNKLCSGGSEYLKYLDAIQERRFYFKEMGAVSTDHGCLEAYTAELSDTQMQGLFDKAMKGQINQGEAREFQGHMLMEMARMSIEDGLVMQIHPGVYRNHSSMIFKRFGRDKGVDIPVETEYVKALRPLLERYGHERNLKIILFTLDDTRYTRELAPLAGYYPVLRLGPAWWFNDSPEGMMRFRVSVTETAGFYNTVGFNDDTRAFLSISARHDMARRVDASYLARLVAEHRLTMSQAERVACDLTYNIPKESYSL
- a CDS encoding potassium channel family protein, which translates into the protein MQNGFRETLQFYLVDCKTPIGKGIDVIIIMMNLFICAILVIETYVVDQEILSLLWQIEKVIVFLFIIEYLARLYGADNRVRQLTDIYNIMDLIAIMPTLILIVFPYLGLTHDVQFIQFIRIIRIFRIFRFFRFLATPDFFFGSLTIHVLRVTKLFMIIFMIFFISSGCFLFFEKAANPGVKTFGDAFYFTVVTLTTVGFGDIAPVTGGGRAVTVLMIISGIILIPWQASQIVKEWVHISTKRDVICKKCGLRYHDRDASHCKSCGSIIYQEIED
- the hpt gene encoding hypoxanthine phosphoribosyltransferase, which produces MNILNYPHEIILSSEQIKERVSELGQEITRDYIGHDLLAICVLKGSILFFADLIRAIDLPLTTDFILVSSYNGNKESSGKAEIRHDITMPVKDRDILIVEDIIDTGISVDRIVEHLKEKGPNSIKICVLLDKKGARSPSCNIRCDYSGFDVPEKFLIGYGLDYNEKYRNLPFIAAMD
- a CDS encoding YchJ family protein; translation: MEKCPCSSGKSYDECCAPFLQGLKEAETAERLMRARYSAFVKADIDYLYKTVSPDQQKDFNIEETKDWAQNSEWKGLEIVETIEGGPDDEKGTVEFIASFRQNKKDITHHELASFEKIEGKWIFMDGVVPKPKQVIRETPKIGRNDPCTCGSGLKYKKCCGK
- a CDS encoding nuclear transport factor 2 family protein; amino-acid sequence: MEKFNKQEDKSSFFSTLSVVFAVMLLAVTLMAGCETKNAEYEKLLDRIQIEDMIVKYYVDMGEGKHHDLAMYYTEDAILDVNNQVSKGREEIEKLYAGVGGSGEAAFSGKMHMLLNNAIIEIDGDTAKAWFIWTGVMNEDIKAPPRFQEQGREYDELVKINGNWFITKRYITADSGLPEMWEKSYKPRSFR
- the eda gene encoding bifunctional 4-hydroxy-2-oxoglutarate aldolase/2-dehydro-3-deoxy-phosphogluconate aldolase, with product MDSLTIFKRFTELKIIPVVTIERSLYSLELADALIEAGLPCAEITLRTNDAFTAIDKIACNRKEVLLGAGTVLKVDQVKEAIDMGAGFIVTPGFNQKVVEYCINNSITVIPGTSNPTDIGMALDYDLTLVKFFPAENYGGASTLRAMSAPYPMMRFIPTGGINIGNMMDYLALSSVIAIGGSWMVEKGLVNCGNFREITRLTKEAVNLVKG
- a CDS encoding sugar kinase; translated protein: MPVLELIKRDECRYDLVSLGEVMLRLDPGQGRIHTSRNFRVWEGGGEYNVARGLRRCFNMRAAVVTALADNAIGRLVEDLILQGGVDTSFIKWREYDGCGREVRNGLNFTERGFGIRGAIGVSDRGNTAASQLKKGDIDWEYIFGKCGVRWFHTGGIFAALSETTPDVIEEAMCAAKKYKTIISYDLNYRASLWKKRGGEKRAQEINRHILKYVDVLFGNIEDLTARLGYETSPIKENQINIDIVMFSEITDSILADYPGMKILAPTLRNSKSASINDWGAICRAKDNFYQATRRENLEIFDRVGGGDSFVSGFIYGMMRYDDPQRAVEYGAAHGALAMTTPGDNSMSNLNDVESLISGTGTRMVR
- a CDS encoding CocE/NonD family hydrolase yields the protein MMGASYFGVNQWSTAIQNPPHLKCIVPCPGTTDNFRGMIYPGSVLRSSFVIYIVSKILQEAIWPGLLPGKELPENVIAGIFANSEDGPFYWEHGGAWREMDKINVPVLSIAPAANDLHITQHLSHYNSIRSPKKLIISPWAGSRYQPFIFETEAINEYLLRWFDYWLKEIDTGIMDEPEVAIYDNGTGRWQYEDEYPVRRTEWKRFYIGTGLTSTSPWGSLGEDSPGRQKDSSTFKHPSVKRQIPGSFIFLPNPDNKEFLAFTTPPLEEDITIKGPVSMTLYASTTEKRPSDWAFFIKIGEIGPDGPALNPVTGKPFLRPDWTDAWTPKEVNLWSYGNLKTKFRRLDESRSKPGNPWHSFTDPEILEPNTVYEFQIELVPIFNTFKKGHKIWLQIACEDKDYNLWDSKSSYVTGPSPRSIDITVYHSREYPSHLVLPVVRDKEKDIKVKSPLCDFLPH